One genomic window of Tatumella citrea includes the following:
- a CDS encoding TraR/DksA C4-type zinc finger protein, translated as MTKPTSAEKQQILEMAAEHYMNPQQQEFLRRLLWHERQELLEHIERAKIQLLEQEDTGDEGDIALREESLRLILRQIDRESRLLPKYDAALLRLENGKYGFCIETGDPIGLPRLLLRPTTELSIEAKSKEEKAELHYRKNK; from the coding sequence ATGACCAAACCTACAAGTGCCGAAAAACAGCAAATTCTGGAGATGGCAGCAGAGCACTATATGAACCCACAGCAGCAGGAGTTTCTCCGTCGTTTACTCTGGCATGAAAGACAAGAGCTTTTGGAACATATAGAACGAGCAAAAATACAACTGCTCGAGCAAGAGGATACGGGGGATGAGGGTGATATTGCTCTCAGAGAAGAATCTCTGCGCCTGATTCTCAGACAAATCGATCGTGAGAGTCGCTTACTGCCAAAATACGATGCTGCATTGTTACGTCTGGAAAATGGCAAATATGGTTTTTGTATTGAAACCGGAGACCCGATTGGTCTTCCGAGATTGTTACTGAGACCGACGACAGAGTTGAGTATTGAAGCAAAAAGCAAAGAAGAAAAGGCAGAATTACATTATCGGAAGAATAAATAA
- a CDS encoding response regulator transcription factor codes for MSSVLCVEDDEFFAREIIHALAEAGISAQHVITAAEAISCLENESYDLITLDRVLPDLDGIELLKKIRAIKSDTPVIMISGMNSVDDRVSGISAGCQDYIVKPFSSEEVVARILVHLRFSKVITDTSMLSVEGIQLDLIEKTLCFGKVYMPLKSVEFRLMNMLMRNHGILITRPMILEAVWGYKFDPGTKVIDVHINNLRKKLDALSSSLQIINLRGAGFVLKSPDDNEESI; via the coding sequence ATGAGTAGTGTACTTTGCGTCGAAGATGATGAGTTCTTCGCTCGTGAAATAATACATGCGTTGGCTGAAGCAGGAATTTCGGCACAACATGTGATTACAGCAGCAGAGGCGATAAGTTGTCTTGAGAACGAAAGCTATGATCTGATTACTCTTGATCGTGTGCTGCCGGACCTCGATGGTATTGAACTACTGAAAAAAATTCGTGCTATCAAGAGTGATACGCCGGTGATCATGATAAGTGGTATGAATTCAGTAGATGATCGTGTTTCAGGTATTTCAGCTGGTTGTCAGGATTACATTGTCAAACCTTTCTCATCTGAAGAAGTTGTCGCACGAATTCTTGTTCATCTACGCTTCAGTAAAGTAATCACTGATACCAGTATGCTGAGCGTAGAAGGTATTCAACTTGATCTTATCGAGAAGACGCTCTGTTTTGGTAAGGTTTACATGCCACTCAAAAGTGTTGAGTTTAGGCTGATGAACATGTTAATGCGCAATCATGGTATTCTCATTACCCGACCGATGATCCTCGAAGCAGTCTGGGGATACAAATTCGATCCTGGTACGAAAGTGATCGATGTTCATATAAATAATCTTCGAAAAAAACTTGATGCGTTGTCTTCATCTCTGCAAATTATAAATCTCAGAGGTGCTGGTTTCGTCCTTAAATCCCCGGATGATAATGAAGAGTCTATTTAA
- a CDS encoding sensor histidine kinase, with protein sequence MQNDQAIFNQVNTISMLPIDKMIQALNNRLTNDYRQVFYGGVFDSTGEYIAGNITTEPPRNEYSIKPYRARIAGIPNEIRMVRKELANGDVLYFGVYIKLISEMKLIIFTATLTCLAFMSLGAGIIGVIRSVKTVRDLMDIQEITRVISQGDFRQRIHNMTGNNEIDTLVEHINIMLEDIEKLTGEIYAINKNISHNLFSPLIRLRGVISEISQLAAINTGKKEQEVLSIAESEIEMILKRFSALQRISSIESRTKYSGMSFFHLSELKNDIEEIFEPYSVETGTKFEVLDSDGFIYADKGLLFEAIFNLVENSFKYCPSGSIITLIFSSSKNKTNIVVQDNGNGITDENYLDIINRYSRADGGYDVSGTGIGLSIVSSVARLHGFELQIENLNPGLKVALIAENSNYRPSV encoded by the coding sequence GTGCAGAACGATCAAGCCATATTTAATCAGGTGAATACAATTTCTATGCTACCGATAGATAAGATGATTCAGGCATTGAATAATAGGCTAACGAACGATTATAGACAGGTTTTTTATGGAGGGGTTTTTGATTCGACAGGAGAATATATTGCTGGAAATATTACAACTGAACCTCCAAGAAATGAATATTCCATAAAGCCTTACCGAGCAAGAATAGCAGGAATCCCCAATGAAATCAGGATGGTAAGGAAAGAGCTTGCAAATGGTGATGTTTTATATTTCGGTGTGTATATAAAACTCATTTCAGAAATGAAACTTATTATTTTTACTGCTACATTAACATGCCTGGCATTTATGTCACTCGGTGCTGGAATAATTGGAGTCATTCGTAGTGTAAAAACAGTTAGAGACCTAATGGATATTCAAGAGATTACCAGGGTTATTAGTCAGGGTGATTTTCGACAACGGATTCATAATATGACTGGTAATAATGAAATTGATACACTAGTAGAACATATAAACATTATGCTGGAAGATATTGAAAAGTTAACTGGAGAAATCTATGCCATTAATAAGAATATTTCCCACAACCTTTTTTCGCCTCTAATTAGGCTGCGAGGTGTAATCAGTGAAATATCTCAGCTAGCAGCTATCAATACTGGTAAAAAAGAGCAGGAAGTCCTGAGCATCGCCGAAAGTGAAATAGAAATGATCCTAAAAAGATTTTCTGCGCTTCAGAGAATTTCTTCCATTGAGAGTCGTACAAAATATTCTGGCATGTCCTTTTTTCATCTTTCTGAGCTAAAGAATGATATAGAGGAGATCTTCGAACCTTATAGTGTCGAAACAGGGACCAAATTTGAGGTTCTCGATAGTGATGGTTTTATCTATGCTGATAAGGGATTATTATTTGAAGCAATATTCAACCTTGTAGAGAACTCTTTTAAATATTGCCCTTCCGGAAGCATTATCACATTAATCTTTTCTTCCTCGAAGAATAAAACTAATATTGTGGTACAGGATAATGGCAATGGAATAACAGATGAAAATTACCTTGACATTATTAACCGATATTCCCGTGCAGACGGAGGGTATGATGTATCAGGAACTGGTATCGGGTTGTCAATTGTAAGTTCTGTTGCCAGGTTGCATGGTTTCGAATTACAAATTGAAAATCTCAACCCAGGATTAAAGGTTGCACTCATTGCTGAAAATAGTAATTATCGTCCTTCTGTGTAA
- a CDS encoding efflux RND transporter periplasmic adaptor subunit, whose amino-acid sequence MSEMKFTYLIVLCAALMGCKQEQASSSSEKKAVFAQLIHLQPVSTSVTLTGRTSETLISQVRPQVTGIIEKRAFREGEFVHAGQVLYLVDPASYKAAYDQAIAAVDSAKAELFSAKLKYLRYNRLLSSNVISQQDVDDALSTYKQDTANIEEKKADLETAAINLDRTTIRSPISGIAGVSTVTPGALVTANQSDSLTDVRKLDPIYVDLQEPSDQWHKLRMDNGGKEEQVRLMLGNSTIYSQAGKLELAEAAVDPSTGTIKLRAVFPNPMHSLLPGMFVRAILPGIHYQSAALVPQSAVTFDHNGQASVMTVSPNGKVKEVNIITDGDYKGNWIVTQGLRNGDRVITAGNNRVSPGDDVTVKKIKESGES is encoded by the coding sequence ATGTCTGAAATGAAATTCACTTATCTGATAGTCCTGTGTGCTGCTTTGATGGGGTGCAAACAGGAGCAGGCATCATCCAGTAGCGAAAAAAAAGCTGTTTTCGCTCAGTTAATCCACCTTCAACCCGTATCAACATCAGTAACATTGACTGGACGAACCAGTGAAACACTCATCTCACAGGTTAGGCCTCAGGTTACAGGTATTATTGAGAAACGGGCCTTCAGGGAAGGAGAGTTTGTACATGCAGGCCAAGTACTCTATCTGGTGGATCCCGCGTCTTATAAAGCAGCTTATGATCAGGCTATTGCTGCTGTGGACAGTGCTAAAGCGGAACTGTTTTCTGCAAAGCTGAAGTACCTGCGCTATAACCGCTTACTAAGCAGCAATGTTATTTCCCAACAGGATGTTGATGATGCATTGTCAACATACAAGCAAGACACCGCAAATATTGAAGAGAAAAAGGCCGATCTTGAGACTGCTGCAATAAATCTTGATAGAACCACAATTCGCTCACCGATTTCCGGTATTGCGGGAGTATCGACGGTGACGCCCGGAGCCCTAGTAACGGCTAATCAATCCGATTCATTGACCGACGTTCGCAAACTGGATCCGATATATGTCGATCTTCAGGAGCCATCAGACCAATGGCATAAGCTGAGAATGGATAATGGTGGTAAGGAAGAACAGGTTAGGCTGATGTTGGGGAATAGCACTATTTATTCGCAGGCTGGAAAACTTGAACTTGCCGAAGCGGCTGTAGATCCTTCTACAGGTACTATTAAATTGCGAGCCGTCTTCCCTAATCCTATGCATAGTCTGCTTCCAGGTATGTTTGTTCGCGCGATATTGCCAGGGATACATTATCAAAGTGCCGCCCTGGTACCTCAGAGCGCTGTAACTTTTGACCATAATGGTCAGGCATCGGTGATGACTGTATCGCCTAACGGCAAAGTCAAAGAGGTAAATATCATCACGGATGGAGATTATAAAGGGAACTGGATTGTTACACAGGGCCTCCGGAATGGTGACCGTGTTATAACAGCTGGAAATAATCGTGTATCTCCTGGTGATGATGTCACCGTCAAAAAAATAAAGGAGTCAGGGGAATCATGA
- a CDS encoding helix-turn-helix transcriptional regulator gives MHRPTNIYSSVIDDLIVWIEHNLSDDLSIKSVASRAGYSRWYLQRIFKEYMDISLATYIRHRRLEMAKLDIVENRYKILDVAIKYGYSSQQEFTRVFKRITGYPPAEYRRIILEKNL, from the coding sequence ATGCATCGGCCAACCAATATTTATTCCAGTGTTATAGACGATCTCATTGTATGGATAGAGCATAATCTTAGCGATGATCTTTCCATTAAAAGTGTAGCTAGTCGTGCCGGTTACTCTCGTTGGTATCTCCAGCGAATTTTCAAAGAATACATGGATATTTCTCTTGCTACCTATATTCGTCATCGGAGATTGGAAATGGCAAAATTAGATATTGTAGAGAATAGATATAAAATACTAGACGTTGCTATCAAATATGGTTATAGCAGTCAACAGGAATTCACGCGTGTATTCAAGCGAATTACTGGTTACCCCCCAGCCGAATACCGAAGAATTATCCTTGAAAAAAATTTATAA
- the folE2 gene encoding GTP cyclohydrolase FolE2 has translation MTIKTKLSPTDLPDVQSEKGEATESLSRVGMEQIDLPVEISGRPVSAKVNAGINLLSSPDAEKGIHMSRLYLLLDELTQHEITPKLLERVLNKFLKSHHGQSDEANIDVYGDILLSRKSLTSNLYGWKAYPIHLSAELNKGLATTLKVGIPYSSTCPASAALSRQVAASQFRDDFANRTDDVPVDEVVEWLTERGMPATPHSQRSWAWITIVLSPAADSYPIEEVIDYTETALGTAVQTVVKRSDEQAFAVANGKNLMFCEDAVRRLSKAFQTAPFCEDFEIYVEHQESLHPHNAVARIYRKGNKNVT, from the coding sequence ATGACGATAAAAACAAAATTATCCCCAACAGACCTGCCGGATGTTCAGTCTGAAAAAGGAGAAGCAACAGAATCACTCTCCCGGGTGGGTATGGAGCAGATAGATCTGCCGGTAGAAATCTCAGGAAGGCCTGTTTCAGCAAAGGTCAATGCGGGTATCAATCTACTGAGTTCTCCTGATGCTGAGAAAGGCATTCATATGTCACGCCTTTACTTGTTACTTGATGAGCTGACTCAACATGAAATTACGCCTAAGTTACTGGAAAGGGTGTTGAATAAATTTCTGAAATCACATCACGGCCAGAGTGACGAGGCTAATATTGACGTTTATGGCGATATCCTCCTTTCAAGAAAATCATTAACTTCCAATCTGTATGGATGGAAGGCGTACCCGATACATCTGAGTGCAGAGTTAAATAAGGGCCTTGCCACCACTCTGAAAGTGGGTATCCCTTATTCCTCAACCTGTCCGGCGTCTGCTGCACTGAGTCGGCAAGTTGCCGCCTCACAGTTCAGGGACGACTTTGCCAACCGTACCGATGATGTTCCTGTTGACGAAGTCGTTGAGTGGTTAACAGAGAGGGGTATGCCAGCAACACCCCACAGCCAGCGTAGCTGGGCCTGGATAACCATTGTGTTATCGCCAGCTGCGGATTCATATCCTATCGAAGAAGTGATTGATTATACTGAAACCGCACTGGGCACTGCTGTTCAGACCGTAGTAAAGCGCAGTGATGAACAGGCTTTTGCCGTCGCTAATGGCAAGAATCTTATGTTCTGTGAAGATGCCGTACGCCGGTTATCTAAAGCTTTTCAGACTGCACCATTCTGTGAGGACTTTGAAATTTACGTCGAGCATCAGGAAAGTTTACACCCACACAATGCCGTTGCCCGTATTTACCGCAAAGGAAACAAAAATGTTACGTAA
- a CDS encoding protein kinase: MVNRFRRMSDSDINAIVTDLDRWALGELGAKLTWAALEERFGFSRQSLQAKSEIKAAYDNAKRSLSGGLVKTKDQATKEAKELQIEVDRLKAELEAYKRKEEQWLRRWQQIAFHVRQKGMQMDSVDKILPEGVEIPSHRDTAQILRPFDKEIPPSGKG, translated from the coding sequence ATGGTTAATCGCTTCAGGAGAATGTCCGACAGTGACATCAATGCAATAGTTACCGATTTGGACCGCTGGGCACTCGGCGAGCTTGGGGCAAAACTCACTTGGGCTGCGTTGGAAGAGCGTTTTGGCTTTAGTCGTCAGTCGCTTCAGGCCAAGTCCGAAATTAAAGCCGCTTACGACAACGCCAAACGGTCACTATCGGGTGGCTTGGTGAAAACTAAAGATCAGGCAACTAAAGAGGCGAAAGAACTTCAGATAGAGGTGGATCGCCTCAAAGCCGAGCTAGAGGCCTACAAGCGAAAGGAAGAACAATGGCTACGCCGCTGGCAGCAGATCGCTTTCCATGTGCGGCAGAAAGGCATGCAAATGGACAGCGTTGATAAAATTCTACCGGAAGGCGTGGAGATACCTTCTCATAGAGATACAGCTCAAATTTTGCGACCGTTTGATAAGGAAATCCCACCTTCTGGGAAAGGATAA
- a CDS encoding IS3 family transposase (programmed frameshift), producing MRKARFTEHQIIAVLKSVEAGRTVKDVCREAAISEASYYNWKAKYGGMEASDIRKIKDLEDENRRLKQMFADLSLENRALKDVIEKKPLKPVIKRELAHYLISQFTMSTRQACRTLSLSRTVFFYKPDTRRNDVVIEALTELAERYPRYGFKKLFQIIRRQGHVWNHKRVHRIYCLLKLNFRRKGKQRLPVRNPARLATPEAINQSWSVYFMHDALVSGRRFRTFNVVDDFNREALAIEIDLNIPAQRVIRVLDRIVAHRGYPLKLRMDSGPEFISLILSQWAEDHGVQLEFIQPGKPTQNAFIERFNRTYRTEILDFYLFRTLNEVREITERWLTEYNRERPHESLNNLTPEEYRLMAEKPETSKSVWN from the exons ATGCGTAAAGCCCGATTTACTGAACACCAGATTATCGCCGTTCTGAAGTCTGTTGAAGCCGGCCGAACGGTGAAGGATGTCTGCCGCGAGGCCGCAATTTCAGAAGCCAGCTATTACAACTGGAAAGCGAAATATGGCGGAATGGAAGCTTCTGATATCCGCAAAATCAAAGACCTGGAAGACGAAAACCGGCGTCTTAAACAGATGTTCGCTGATCTGAGTCTTGAGAACCGTGCACTGAAAGACGTTATCGAAAAAAAGC CTTTAAAACCAGTGATAAAGCGTGAGCTCGCCCATTATCTGATCTCGCAGTTTACAATGAGCACACGTCAGGCATGCAGGACATTATCACTGAGCAGGACGGTATTTTTCTACAAACCGGATACACGGCGTAATGACGTTGTCATTGAAGCCCTCACAGAACTCGCTGAGCGCTATCCGCGATACGGTTTTAAGAAGCTTTTTCAGATCATTCGCCGGCAGGGCCATGTCTGGAACCATAAGCGGGTTCACCGGATTTACTGCCTGCTGAAACTGAATTTCAGACGCAAAGGAAAACAGCGTTTGCCGGTACGTAATCCGGCGCGGCTGGCGACACCAGAGGCAATAAACCAGAGCTGGTCGGTTTATTTTATGCACGATGCTCTGGTCAGTGGCAGACGTTTCCGGACATTCAATGTGGTGGATGACTTTAACCGTGAAGCACTGGCCATAGAGATTGACCTGAATATTCCTGCTCAGCGGGTCATCAGAGTATTGGATCGAATTGTTGCTCACCGTGGCTATCCGCTGAAACTGAGGATGGATAGCGGACCGGAATTTATCTCACTGATACTGTCCCAGTGGGCTGAAGATCACGGTGTGCAACTGGAGTTCATTCAGCCCGGAAAACCCACTCAGAATGCTTTTATTGAACGATTTAACCGGACATACAGGACTGAAATACTGGATTTTTATCTGTTCAGAACACTGAATGAAGTACGGGAAATTACAGAGCGCTGGCTGACAGAATATAACCGCGAGCGACCTCATGAATCCCTGAATAACCTGACGCCGGAAGAATACCGGTTGATGGCTGAAAAACCGGAAACCTCAAAAAGTGTCTGGAACTAA
- a CDS encoding efflux RND transporter permease subunit — translation MISRFFIQRPIFAWVIAILIMVAGAISLLNLPIAQYPDIAPPSIKIAMTYPGASAKTLEDNVTQVVEQQLTGLDGMLYFTSTSSSTSGVEIDVYFDQKTNPDIAQVQVQNQVARVESRLPAAVVSQGIVVIKRQPDYLLMMAVYDKTRKATASDLSDWVASNMQDTLSRLPGVGDVRIFGSQHAMRIWLNPAKLAEYSLMPSDIKTAVQSMNTDVSGGSIGAQPAAPGQAMTATVNVMSRLQTADQFKNIIVKTNSDGSVVRLSDVAKVSIGNEQYGTQAEMNGYPAAGIAVMLAPGANALDTATLIKNRVAEYQKNMPQGYTVVYPKDNTKFIKISVEEVVKTLFEAILLVVVVMYVFLQNIRATLIPALTVPVVLLGTFGVLAACGYSVNTLTLFGMVLAIGLLVDDAIVVVENVERVMKFEHLSPKEATIKAMSQISGALVAIAVVLSSVFLPMVFFGGSTGVIYRQFSVTVISAMLLSVVVALIFTPALCATFLRHVDTPSKGFFHLFNRGYSRLESRYSHRLVKLFRKPAKLCVLYGAILAGVIFMFHTIPTSFLPEEDQGYLTVQYTLPAGSLLPQTQKIGDQIRNYFETSEKNNITNVFNVNGFNYSGSGQNAGIAVIRLKDWDLREGEHNTAGAVAARAKRMLGNIINARIVVSTPPAVTGMGQVDGFSFQLEATDGTSRAKLASLRDMLLKKAHQDPLLSMVRSNSLPDTSQLDFNVDFTKARVLSLTNSDVTSTISNAWGGSYIDDFLDHGRVKKVYMQGQPDSRSGPDDLNKWFVRGSGGKMAPLSAFTTAKWTRGSDSLVRFNGNAAYEIDGTGAKGISSGRAMAEIEKLQQSLPPGTIGEWSALSLQEKIASGSGPALYGISILVVFLCLAALYESWSVPFCVMLVIPLGVVGALCAIFLRGLYNDVYFQVALLTIIGLSSKNAILIVEFAESEYRSGMDAGKSALRGACSRLRPILMTSLAFLAGVFPLAIATGAGANSRIAIGTGIIGGTLSATILAVLFIPVFFCLMKKWLPGRTML, via the coding sequence ATGATTTCACGTTTCTTTATTCAAAGACCGATATTTGCATGGGTGATTGCCATCTTAATCATGGTGGCCGGAGCTATTTCCCTGCTTAATTTACCGATCGCTCAATATCCTGATATTGCGCCGCCTTCAATTAAGATCGCAATGACGTATCCTGGTGCTTCAGCTAAAACCCTGGAAGACAATGTTACTCAGGTCGTGGAACAGCAGTTAACCGGCCTTGATGGCATGCTCTATTTCACCAGTACAAGTAGTTCGACTAGTGGGGTTGAGATTGACGTCTACTTTGACCAGAAAACCAATCCAGACATCGCCCAGGTTCAAGTACAAAACCAGGTCGCACGTGTAGAGTCTCGTTTACCGGCTGCGGTTGTTTCTCAGGGGATCGTGGTGATTAAACGCCAACCTGATTATCTTTTGATGATGGCTGTATATGATAAAACACGCAAAGCGACGGCTTCAGATCTTAGCGACTGGGTCGCCAGTAACATGCAGGATACTCTTTCACGTTTACCCGGCGTTGGGGATGTAAGAATCTTTGGCTCGCAACATGCAATGAGAATATGGCTCAATCCAGCCAAACTAGCTGAGTACAGCCTAATGCCGTCGGATATTAAAACGGCTGTGCAGTCAATGAATACTGATGTATCAGGCGGGAGCATTGGAGCACAGCCTGCTGCTCCTGGGCAGGCAATGACAGCAACCGTCAACGTTATGTCCCGCTTACAAACTGCGGATCAGTTTAAAAATATCATTGTTAAAACGAATTCCGACGGTTCGGTCGTCCGGCTTTCTGATGTGGCAAAAGTCAGTATTGGCAACGAACAGTACGGTACTCAGGCCGAAATGAATGGTTATCCGGCTGCGGGGATTGCGGTGATGCTGGCTCCGGGTGCAAATGCGCTCGATACTGCAACACTGATTAAAAATAGGGTTGCAGAATATCAGAAAAATATGCCGCAGGGGTATACTGTTGTCTATCCCAAAGACAATACAAAGTTTATAAAAATTTCTGTAGAAGAAGTGGTCAAAACTCTCTTTGAAGCGATTTTATTGGTAGTAGTAGTGATGTATGTTTTCCTGCAAAACATCCGAGCTACATTAATCCCCGCGCTGACAGTACCTGTTGTATTATTGGGGACTTTCGGCGTACTGGCAGCTTGTGGCTATTCTGTTAATACCCTGACGTTATTCGGTATGGTGCTTGCTATCGGCTTGTTAGTCGACGATGCAATTGTCGTGGTTGAAAACGTTGAAAGAGTCATGAAGTTCGAACATTTGTCGCCTAAAGAAGCAACAATTAAGGCCATGTCACAAATTTCAGGAGCACTTGTAGCCATTGCTGTGGTCCTTTCTTCTGTTTTTCTGCCGATGGTTTTTTTTGGTGGGTCAACGGGGGTTATTTACCGTCAGTTTTCTGTCACTGTTATCTCAGCCATGCTGTTGTCTGTCGTGGTTGCGTTAATATTCACACCTGCACTATGTGCAACATTTCTACGCCATGTAGACACACCATCAAAAGGTTTTTTCCATCTTTTCAATCGTGGATATAGCCGGTTGGAATCCCGTTACAGTCATCGTCTTGTTAAGCTATTTCGTAAACCTGCAAAACTGTGCGTGTTATACGGCGCGATCCTGGCTGGAGTTATTTTCATGTTCCACACTATTCCTACCAGTTTTTTGCCTGAAGAAGATCAGGGCTATCTTACAGTTCAGTACACCTTACCGGCTGGCAGTCTATTACCTCAGACACAGAAGATTGGCGATCAAATCCGAAACTATTTTGAAACCTCCGAAAAGAATAATATTACCAATGTTTTCAATGTTAATGGTTTCAACTACAGCGGTAGCGGTCAGAATGCTGGCATCGCGGTTATACGCCTGAAAGACTGGGATCTGCGTGAAGGTGAACATAATACCGCTGGTGCTGTTGCTGCACGCGCAAAAAGAATGCTGGGAAATATTATCAATGCACGAATTGTGGTCTCGACACCTCCTGCAGTAACAGGAATGGGGCAGGTAGATGGTTTCAGCTTCCAGCTTGAAGCAACCGATGGTACATCACGAGCCAAACTAGCTAGTCTGAGAGATATGTTGCTGAAAAAAGCACATCAGGATCCCCTGCTGTCCATGGTCAGAAGTAATTCTCTGCCAGATACTTCACAGCTCGATTTTAATGTCGATTTCACTAAAGCCCGTGTGCTCTCTCTAACAAACAGTGATGTTACTAGTACCATAAGTAATGCCTGGGGAGGGAGTTATATTGATGATTTTCTCGACCACGGAAGGGTTAAGAAAGTGTATATGCAGGGGCAGCCTGATTCCCGTTCAGGGCCAGATGACTTAAACAAATGGTTTGTTCGAGGTAGTGGCGGGAAGATGGCACCATTATCAGCCTTCACTACAGCGAAATGGACACGAGGCTCAGATTCTCTTGTAAGGTTTAACGGTAACGCTGCTTATGAAATTGACGGAACCGGAGCTAAGGGGATCAGTTCTGGCCGGGCGATGGCGGAAATAGAGAAACTTCAACAGTCACTTCCTCCAGGTACCATCGGTGAATGGAGCGCACTTTCACTTCAGGAAAAAATTGCATCAGGAAGTGGGCCAGCGTTGTATGGAATATCTATTCTGGTTGTGTTTCTCTGTCTTGCAGCTCTTTATGAGAGCTGGAGTGTGCCATTTTGTGTCATGCTGGTAATCCCATTGGGTGTAGTAGGAGCATTATGCGCTATTTTTCTCAGGGGCCTCTACAATGATGTCTATTTTCAGGTCGCATTACTGACTATTATTGGTTTATCTTCCAAGAATGCGATCCTGATTGTCGAATTTGCTGAAAGTGAGTATCGCAGTGGAATGGACGCGGGTAAGTCGGCTTTGCGTGGTGCCTGTTCACGTCTTCGGCCGATCCTGATGACATCTCTAGCGTTTCTGGCGGGGGTATTTCCACTAGCGATAGCAACGGGTGCGGGAGCAAACAGTCGTATTGCTATAGGAACAGGTATTATCGGAGGGACGCTAAGTGCCACTATATTGGCTGTACTGTTCATCCCAGTGTTTTTCTGCCTGATGAAGAAATGGCTCCCGGGTAGAACCATGCTTTAA